In the Maribacter sp. MJ134 genome, one interval contains:
- a CDS encoding thymidylate synthase, which produces MKQYHDLLKHVLAEGNQKGDRTGTGTKSVFGYQMRFDLSKGFPMVTTKKLHLKSIVYELLWFLKGDTNIAYLQENGVRIWNEWADENGDLGPVYGHQWRNWNDDEIDQIKEVVHSLKTNPNSRRMLVSAWNPSVLPDTSKSFSENVANNKAALPPCHAFFQFYVADGKLSCQLYQRSADIFLGVPFNIASYALFTMMMAQVCGYESGDFIHTFGDAHIYNNHMEQVELQLSREPRPLPKMALNPEVKNIFDFKYEDFTLLDYNPHPHIKGTVAV; this is translated from the coding sequence ATGAAACAATACCACGACTTATTAAAACACGTACTGGCTGAAGGTAACCAAAAAGGAGATCGCACGGGAACAGGTACAAAAAGTGTTTTCGGTTACCAAATGCGATTTGACCTTAGTAAAGGGTTTCCCATGGTAACCACAAAAAAATTACACTTAAAATCCATTGTATACGAACTGCTTTGGTTTTTAAAGGGAGACACCAATATTGCATACCTGCAGGAAAACGGAGTTAGAATATGGAACGAATGGGCAGACGAAAACGGTGATTTGGGTCCCGTTTACGGGCATCAATGGCGTAATTGGAACGATGATGAAATAGACCAGATAAAAGAAGTCGTCCATTCTCTGAAAACCAACCCAAACAGCCGAAGAATGCTGGTATCCGCTTGGAATCCCAGTGTGCTTCCAGATACTTCAAAATCGTTTTCTGAAAACGTAGCGAACAACAAAGCGGCATTGCCCCCTTGTCACGCATTTTTTCAGTTTTACGTGGCCGATGGTAAATTATCTTGCCAACTCTATCAAAGAAGCGCGGATATTTTCTTGGGCGTTCCTTTTAATATCGCCTCTTATGCATTATTTACCATGATGATGGCCCAGGTCTGTGGCTACGAATCAGGTGATTTTATTCACACTTTTGGTGACGCCCATATTTACAATAACCACATGGAACAGGTTGAACTGCAATTGAGCAGGGAACCTAGACCGCTACCTAAAATGGCGCTCAACCCAGAGGTGAAAAATATTTTTGATTTTAAGTATGAGGATTTTACTTTATTAGATTATAATCCACACCCTCATATAAAAGGGACGGTAGCGGTATAA
- a CDS encoding NupC/NupG family nucleoside CNT transporter produces the protein MKKGTWLLTTFCLLVTLSLFSQTTAPVTESLSNPVDTTIINDVASDTMNSAIPSEGFSLNSLWRGILGMIVLLSLAFLFSSNRKAINWRTVGIGLCLQLLIAIGVLKVPFVQLIFEQIGKIFVSILEFTRAGSKFLFEGLVVDTGTFGYIFAFQVLPTIIFFSALTSLLFYLGVIQKVVKWLAWLLSKSLGISGAESLSVAGNIFLGQTEAPLLIKAYLEKMTKSEILLVMVGGMATVAGAVLAAYIGFLGGEDETLQLLFAKHLLAASVMAAPGAIVISKMLYPQTEAVNTDVTVSSEKIGSNLLDAIANGTTEGLKLAVNVGAMLLVFVAIIAMVNGILEWTGDFTNLNGWMAENTSYQKFSLEAILGTIFAPLMWLIGIAKEDIMLMGQLLGIKLAASEFVGYIQLAELKDMTSLPHLKFNKSIIMATYMLCGFANFASIGIQIGGIGSLAPGQRKILSEFGMKAVLGGSLASLLSATIAGMILG, from the coding sequence ATGAAAAAAGGTACTTGGTTGCTTACAACATTCTGCCTACTTGTAACCCTTAGCCTTTTTTCCCAGACCACAGCTCCAGTTACCGAATCCCTTAGTAATCCTGTAGACACGACCATCATAAACGATGTAGCTTCGGATACCATGAATTCTGCTATTCCCAGTGAAGGTTTTTCACTAAATAGCCTCTGGCGAGGTATTTTGGGCATGATAGTGCTACTTTCCCTAGCATTCTTGTTCAGTTCCAATCGTAAGGCGATTAACTGGAGAACCGTAGGTATTGGTCTTTGCCTGCAACTATTGATAGCCATTGGGGTGCTTAAAGTGCCCTTTGTACAGTTGATATTTGAACAAATCGGTAAAATATTCGTGAGCATTTTAGAATTTACCCGTGCCGGCAGTAAATTTCTCTTTGAAGGTCTTGTCGTTGACACAGGCACCTTTGGGTATATTTTCGCTTTTCAGGTACTACCTACCATAATTTTCTTTTCCGCCTTAACATCTTTACTTTTTTACTTGGGAGTAATACAAAAGGTGGTAAAGTGGCTTGCTTGGTTGTTATCTAAAAGTCTGGGTATTTCAGGAGCGGAAAGTCTTTCCGTAGCCGGTAATATTTTTTTGGGCCAGACCGAAGCTCCATTATTGATCAAGGCTTATTTGGAGAAAATGACAAAGTCGGAAATTCTCTTAGTCATGGTTGGAGGCATGGCTACCGTGGCCGGTGCTGTCTTAGCGGCTTATATAGGATTTTTAGGAGGAGAGGATGAAACTTTACAATTATTATTCGCAAAACACCTTTTAGCAGCCTCCGTTATGGCCGCGCCAGGTGCTATTGTAATTTCTAAAATGTTGTACCCACAAACGGAGGCGGTCAATACTGACGTTACTGTTTCTTCAGAAAAAATAGGATCTAATCTCCTTGATGCTATTGCCAATGGCACAACCGAAGGTCTAAAACTAGCTGTGAATGTTGGCGCCATGCTCTTAGTTTTTGTTGCTATTATTGCCATGGTAAACGGTATTTTGGAATGGACGGGAGATTTTACCAATCTCAATGGCTGGATGGCAGAGAACACCTCTTATCAAAAATTTTCTTTGGAAGCTATTCTAGGAACCATATTTGCCCCTTTAATGTGGCTGATAGGTATTGCCAAAGAAGATATTATGCTCATGGGGCAATTACTAGGTATTAAATTGGCCGCAAGCGAATTTGTGGGCTATATTCAATTGGCAGAATTGAAGGACATGACCAGCTTGCCACACTTAAAGTTCAACAAATCCATTATCATGGCCACTTATATGCTTTGTGGATTTGCCAACTTTGCTTCAATAGGTATACAAATTGGCGGAATAGGCTCACTAGCCCCCGGCCAAAGAAAGATCCTTTCAGAGTTTGGAATGAAAGCTGTTTTGGGCGGATCATTAGCATCACTCTTATCTGCAACAATTGCCGGTATGATTTTGGGGTAA
- a CDS encoding bifunctional nuclease family protein codes for MSLVRLKIKGISYSQTQNGAYALILNEVEGDRKLPIVIGAFEAQSIAIALEKEIKPPRPLTHDLFKNFSDRFEIVIKQVIIHKLVDGVFYSSIICERDGIEEIIDARTSDAIALALRFNAPIFTYKTILDKAGIFLKFSPKDGDKKDTDDSIMVDEILQEGETISIDQGATDGYTELSIDELEKELAKAVANEDYEKAAKLRDEISKRN; via the coding sequence ATGAGTCTAGTACGATTGAAAATAAAGGGTATTTCCTATAGCCAAACGCAGAATGGTGCCTATGCCCTTATATTGAACGAAGTTGAGGGAGACCGAAAATTACCTATCGTCATAGGGGCTTTTGAAGCGCAATCCATTGCCATAGCCTTGGAAAAAGAGATAAAACCACCGAGACCGCTTACCCATGACCTATTTAAAAATTTTTCGGATAGGTTTGAAATTGTCATTAAACAGGTGATCATACACAAACTGGTGGATGGTGTTTTCTATTCCAGTATTATATGCGAACGAGACGGAATAGAGGAAATCATTGACGCAAGAACAAGTGACGCGATTGCTTTGGCATTGCGGTTTAACGCACCCATCTTTACATATAAGACCATTCTGGACAAAGCGGGTATTTTCTTGAAATTCTCGCCTAAGGACGGCGACAAGAAAGATACTGACGACAGCATTATGGTAGATGAGATTCTTCAAGAGGGGGAAACAATTTCCATAGACCAAGGTGCAACCGATGGATATACTGAATTAAGTATAGATGAACTAGAAAAGGAATTGGCCAAAGCAGTGGCCAATGAAGATTACGAGAAAGCCGCAAAGCTAAGGGATGAAATATCCAAAAGGAATTAA
- a CDS encoding electron transfer flavoprotein subunit alpha/FixB family protein → MSVVVYTESENGKLKKNAFEVASYAAEVAKQLGTSATAVTINCDENELLGDYGITKVLHVKNDALGTFNAKAYAQVVVSAVENESATVTIVSSSADTKFMAPLLAASLNAGYVPNVVAAPESTSSFTVKRTVFSNKGFAHTAINSEKKVIGVSNNAFGAIENKTSATVEDFAVSLSDNAFSTKSTEIDKVVGKATIADADIVVSAGRGLKGPENWGMVEELADVLGAATACSKPVSDLGWRPHGEHVGQTGKPVASNLYIAIGISGAIQHLAGVSASKTKVVINTDPEAPFFKAADYGIVGDAFEVVPQLIEKLKDFKAQNS, encoded by the coding sequence ATGTCAGTTGTTGTATATACAGAATCCGAAAACGGAAAATTGAAAAAAAATGCCTTCGAAGTAGCTTCTTATGCGGCCGAAGTTGCAAAGCAGTTAGGCACATCCGCCACCGCGGTAACCATAAATTGTGATGAGAACGAGCTGCTTGGAGATTACGGAATTACGAAGGTCTTACACGTAAAAAACGACGCCTTAGGCACCTTTAACGCTAAAGCTTATGCGCAAGTGGTCGTTAGTGCAGTCGAAAACGAAAGTGCTACGGTCACCATCGTTAGCTCTAGTGCGGACACCAAATTCATGGCACCACTGCTAGCGGCATCTTTAAATGCAGGTTATGTACCTAATGTCGTTGCGGCACCAGAGAGTACCAGCTCTTTCACAGTAAAAAGAACAGTTTTTAGCAACAAAGGTTTTGCCCATACGGCCATAAATTCCGAGAAGAAAGTGATCGGTGTTTCCAATAATGCTTTTGGTGCTATTGAGAATAAGACCAGTGCTACCGTTGAAGATTTCGCCGTGTCCCTATCCGATAATGCCTTTAGTACCAAATCAACGGAAATAGATAAGGTAGTCGGTAAAGCAACTATTGCTGATGCCGATATCGTCGTATCCGCGGGAAGAGGTTTAAAGGGGCCAGAGAATTGGGGAATGGTAGAAGAATTAGCCGATGTACTCGGTGCCGCGACGGCATGTTCCAAGCCCGTTTCCGATTTAGGCTGGAGACCTCACGGAGAGCACGTAGGACAGACCGGGAAACCTGTAGCAAGTAATCTTTATATCGCAATAGGAATCTCTGGAGCCATACAGCACCTAGCAGGTGTTAGCGCATCAAAAACAAAGGTGGTTATTAATACGGACCCTGAAGCTCCATTTTTTAAAGCCGCGGATTACGGCATCGTGGGTGATGCTTTTGAAGTGGTGCCACAACTCATCGAAAAATTAAAGGATTTTAAAGCTCAAAACAGCTAA
- a CDS encoding electron transfer flavoprotein subunit beta/FixA family protein — translation MKILVCISNVPDTTSKINFTEGDTKFDTNGVQFVINPNDEFGLTRAMWFKEKQGATVHVATVGGPNVEPTMRKALAIGADEAIRVNAEPTDGFFVAQQLADVVKNGAYDLVIGGRESIDYNGGMVPGILASLLDMNFVNTCVQLEVDGSTATATREIDGGKETLSTSLPLVVGGQKGLVEESDLRIPNMRGIMQARQKKLTVVEPVDTANTTEDVKFDKPAPKGAVKLANDVDELVNLLHNEAKVI, via the coding sequence ATGAAAATATTAGTTTGCATAAGTAATGTTCCAGACACTACTTCAAAGATAAATTTTACTGAAGGAGATACTAAATTCGATACGAACGGGGTTCAATTCGTAATCAACCCTAATGATGAATTTGGATTGACCAGGGCAATGTGGTTTAAAGAAAAACAAGGCGCTACCGTTCATGTTGCCACGGTCGGAGGTCCTAATGTAGAACCCACAATGCGCAAGGCTCTGGCTATTGGCGCCGATGAGGCCATACGGGTTAACGCAGAACCTACAGATGGTTTTTTTGTTGCCCAGCAACTTGCGGATGTTGTTAAAAACGGAGCCTATGATTTGGTTATAGGAGGTAGAGAATCTATTGATTATAATGGCGGAATGGTGCCGGGTATTTTGGCATCGTTACTGGATATGAACTTTGTAAATACCTGCGTACAACTTGAGGTGGACGGGAGCACCGCGACTGCAACAAGAGAAATAGATGGCGGTAAAGAAACCTTAAGCACTAGCCTTCCTTTAGTGGTTGGCGGACAAAAAGGTCTTGTTGAAGAAAGTGATCTTCGCATCCCAAATATGAGAGGAATAATGCAAGCGCGCCAGAAAAAATTAACTGTTGTTGAACCCGTTGATACTGCTAACACAACGGAAGATGTTAAGTTTGATAAGCCCGCACCAAAGGGAGCCGTAAAGCTTGCTAACGATGTAGACGAATTGGTGAACCTACTTCACAACGAGGCCAAAGTAATATAG
- a CDS encoding pyruvate dehydrogenase complex E1 component subunit beta, translated as MKTLQFREAIAEAMSEEMRRDESIYLMGEEVAEYNGAYKASKGMLDEFGEKRVIDTPISELGFAGVAVGSTMTGNRPIVEFMTFNFALVGIDQIINNAAKIRQMSGGQFPCPIVFRGPTASAGQLAATHSQAFESWYANCPGLKVVVPSNPADAKGLLKAAIRDDDPVIFMESEQMYGDKGEVPEGEYTIPLGVADMRRTGSDVTIVSFGKIIKEADKAADELEKEGISCEIIDLRTVKPMDYEAILKSVKKTNRLVVLEEAWPFGNIATEITYHVQAHAFDYLDAPIVKINTADTPAPYSPVLLEEWLPNHKDVVNAVKKVLYK; from the coding sequence ATGAAAACATTACAGTTTAGAGAGGCTATTGCCGAAGCCATGTCAGAAGAGATGAGAAGAGATGAATCCATTTATTTGATGGGTGAGGAGGTTGCTGAGTACAATGGTGCCTACAAAGCTTCTAAAGGTATGTTAGATGAGTTTGGAGAGAAAAGGGTCATAGATACGCCTATCTCCGAATTGGGTTTTGCGGGCGTTGCCGTAGGGTCTACGATGACAGGGAACAGACCCATAGTAGAATTTATGACATTTAATTTTGCGTTGGTCGGTATTGACCAGATAATAAATAATGCTGCAAAGATCAGGCAAATGTCCGGTGGGCAATTTCCTTGTCCTATAGTTTTTAGGGGACCTACTGCTTCGGCGGGTCAATTAGCAGCTACGCATTCACAGGCATTTGAAAGTTGGTACGCCAACTGTCCAGGTCTTAAAGTGGTGGTTCCATCTAATCCCGCAGATGCCAAAGGACTTTTAAAAGCGGCCATTAGGGATGATGATCCGGTCATTTTCATGGAATCGGAGCAGATGTACGGAGATAAGGGTGAGGTTCCCGAAGGAGAATATACCATCCCCCTGGGCGTTGCAGATATGCGAAGAACAGGCAGCGATGTTACCATTGTGTCTTTCGGTAAAATTATAAAGGAAGCGGACAAGGCTGCCGACGAGTTAGAGAAAGAGGGTATAAGTTGTGAGATTATTGATTTACGTACCGTTAAACCAATGGACTATGAAGCAATTTTAAAGTCGGTCAAGAAAACCAATCGTTTAGTGGTATTAGAAGAAGCTTGGCCTTTTGGTAATATTGCTACGGAAATCACTTATCACGTTCAGGCTCATGCGTTTGATTATTTGGATGCTCCAATTGTTAAAATTAACACTGCGGACACTCCTGCTCCCTATTCTCCCGTATTATTGGAGGAGTGGTTACCAAACCATAAGGATGTGGTGAATGCGGTTAAAAAAGTATTATATAAATAA
- a CDS encoding DUF5686 family protein, with amino-acid sequence MKQIIFSFFLFFIAISSAQTKVSGMVLDDAGEPVAFANVLFKNSTEGTITNDNGRFYLESDNNHEILIVSFIGFENQEITLKSRVNYEMEIVLAEAAEQLNEVVLISGKQSKKNNPAVDILRKIWAKKRENGVRKFKQYAFDKYEKVEFDLNTIDSALMQRKIFKGLEFVFQDLDTSRITGKTYLPIFLNETFSKVYGDNNLKEEIEEVLGNKNSGFDNNQAIIAFVKDLYQNYDIYDNYLKFFDKSFTSPLSRTGVDTYNYALRDSAFIDNKWCYNIVYYPRRKNELTFKGDFWVNDSTWAIKNINLEVTKSANINWVKEIYIEQDFEVMNDSVFLLKRDYMLSDFSFKKKEESRGVYGKRTTVFDNYEFDKAQPKEFYRSKGNPLDPKLIVKDDAFWEENRLESLNKDEAGIYKLLDTLKTVPKFKSYYNIVSVLGSGYVEIDKWNLDIGTIYDFFGFNDAEGPRVRLGARTYRGQNDLWRVEGYGAYGFTDKKFKHGISGKFLLDQKSRLIVSGGNRRDIEQLGVSLTATNDVLGRSVASSSLLTVGANNRLTNINLSALNFEIEPITNLRVSVGGTFRTLSSALPNDFSLDYVDATSPTGVASEIRQFDFNTLLIFTPGKQTIGYGVERRDVNDTYSTLLLNFTKGTNGFLDSDFNYSKLQFSYNQPWQLGGFGRLMSTIELGKTFGEVPLGLLSVVPGNQTFFSNYGTFPNLDFYEFVTDTYAAVHLEHNFNGRLFSRIPFLRKLNLREIVGLRGVWGDLSDANRALSAPATINTPLRAPSETIYYEYTFGIGNIFKIFRIDFNFRGNYLDNPEARPFGITGTFGFSF; translated from the coding sequence ATGAAACAAATCATATTTTCCTTTTTTCTTTTCTTTATTGCTATAAGTAGTGCTCAAACCAAGGTTAGCGGTATGGTTTTGGATGATGCGGGCGAGCCTGTAGCTTTTGCCAACGTATTGTTCAAGAACTCTACCGAAGGAACGATCACCAATGATAATGGTAGATTTTACTTAGAGTCGGATAATAATCATGAGATTTTGATCGTATCCTTCATCGGGTTCGAAAATCAGGAAATAACTTTAAAATCTAGGGTCAATTATGAGATGGAGATTGTTCTCGCGGAAGCAGCAGAACAATTAAACGAGGTGGTGTTAATTTCCGGAAAGCAGTCTAAAAAGAATAATCCGGCCGTAGACATACTTCGAAAAATATGGGCCAAGAAACGAGAGAACGGGGTACGGAAATTTAAACAGTACGCTTTTGATAAGTATGAAAAAGTAGAGTTTGACCTCAATACGATTGATAGTGCCCTAATGCAACGAAAAATTTTCAAGGGACTCGAGTTCGTGTTTCAGGATTTGGATACGTCTAGGATTACCGGCAAAACCTATCTGCCCATATTTTTGAACGAAACCTTTTCCAAGGTGTATGGCGATAATAATCTCAAAGAAGAGATAGAGGAAGTCTTGGGGAACAAGAATTCGGGTTTTGACAATAATCAGGCCATCATCGCTTTTGTAAAGGACCTTTACCAGAATTATGACATTTATGATAATTACCTAAAGTTTTTTGATAAGAGCTTTACCAGTCCATTGTCACGAACGGGAGTAGATACCTATAATTATGCATTAAGGGATAGTGCCTTTATCGATAACAAATGGTGTTATAATATTGTCTATTATCCGCGTCGAAAGAATGAACTTACGTTCAAAGGAGATTTTTGGGTAAATGATTCTACTTGGGCCATAAAGAACATCAACTTGGAAGTGACCAAAAGTGCCAATATCAATTGGGTCAAGGAAATTTACATAGAGCAAGATTTTGAGGTGATGAACGATTCCGTCTTTTTACTTAAGCGGGATTATATGTTAAGTGATTTTAGTTTTAAAAAGAAAGAGGAATCAAGGGGTGTTTATGGTAAACGGACGACGGTTTTTGATAATTATGAATTTGATAAGGCACAGCCAAAAGAGTTTTACCGAAGCAAAGGAAATCCTTTAGACCCTAAACTCATCGTAAAGGATGATGCTTTTTGGGAAGAGAATAGGCTGGAATCCCTTAATAAAGACGAGGCCGGAATTTACAAGTTGCTCGATACGCTAAAAACAGTACCAAAGTTTAAGTCCTACTACAATATAGTGAGCGTCCTAGGCTCTGGGTATGTGGAGATTGATAAATGGAACCTGGATATAGGCACCATCTATGATTTTTTCGGTTTTAACGATGCGGAAGGACCCAGAGTTCGGCTTGGTGCAAGGACTTATCGCGGGCAAAACGATCTATGGCGTGTTGAGGGTTACGGAGCCTACGGTTTTACCGATAAAAAATTTAAGCACGGAATTTCGGGAAAGTTCTTGCTAGATCAAAAGAGCAGGTTAATCGTATCCGGTGGAAATAGAAGGGATATTGAACAACTGGGAGTTAGTCTAACCGCTACGAACGATGTTTTGGGAAGGAGCGTCGCATCTTCGTCACTACTAACCGTTGGAGCCAATAACAGGTTAACGAACATAAATTTGAGCGCGCTTAATTTTGAAATAGAACCCATTACCAATTTACGGGTTTCGGTCGGAGGTACGTTTAGAACGCTCAGTTCTGCTCTGCCCAATGATTTTAGTTTGGACTATGTTGATGCAACATCTCCTACAGGGGTGGCATCGGAGATAAGACAATTCGATTTTAATACTTTGTTGATATTTACACCGGGCAAACAGACTATTGGTTATGGTGTTGAAAGAAGGGATGTAAACGATACTTACAGCACATTGCTGCTTAACTTCACCAAAGGCACAAATGGATTCTTGGATAGTGATTTTAATTATAGTAAACTTCAATTCTCCTATAATCAGCCATGGCAACTCGGAGGGTTTGGTAGATTAATGAGTACCATAGAACTTGGAAAAACCTTTGGAGAAGTGCCTTTAGGGCTGTTGAGTGTAGTCCCTGGTAACCAGACCTTTTTCTCTAATTACGGCACTTTTCCCAATCTTGATTTTTATGAGTTCGTAACGGATACCTATGCCGCTGTACATCTTGAGCATAATTTTAATGGGCGACTCTTCTCCAGGATACCGTTTTTGCGTAAATTGAACTTAAGGGAAATTGTGGGACTCAGAGGAGTATGGGGAGATTTGTCCGATGCCAACAGGGCTTTGAGTGCACCGGCAACCATAAATACACCGTTAAGGGCTCCTTCAGAAACCATATACTACGAGTATACTTTTGGTATCGGTAATATTTTTAAAATCTTTAGAATTGATTTTAATTTTAGAGGGAACTATCTGGATAACCCGGAGGCAAGGCCCTTTGGGATCACAGGGACCTTCGGTTTTAGTTTTTAA
- a CDS encoding inorganic diphosphatase, whose product MSKDEEVTFDVLIEIPKGSRNKYEYDFTLHKIRFDRMLFSSMMYPGDYGFVPETLALDQDPLDVLVLGTEPTYPMVVMEVRPIGVFHMTDEKGPDEKIICVPVSDPVWNNKYDLSDINPHRKKEIKHFFKVYKDLEEKKVDTGGWGNAAEAIAIYHECVKRYDESEHKKKRTFTI is encoded by the coding sequence ATGAGTAAAGATGAAGAAGTAACTTTTGATGTATTAATAGAAATACCAAAGGGAAGTAGAAATAAATACGAATACGATTTTACACTTCATAAAATAAGATTTGACCGTATGTTGTTCTCGTCCATGATGTATCCTGGAGACTACGGCTTTGTCCCAGAGACCTTGGCCTTGGACCAAGACCCATTGGACGTATTGGTTTTGGGTACGGAACCTACGTATCCCATGGTGGTGATGGAGGTTAGGCCCATAGGTGTTTTTCACATGACGGACGAAAAAGGGCCCGATGAAAAAATAATCTGTGTTCCTGTTAGTGATCCCGTTTGGAACAACAAATATGATTTAAGCGACATAAATCCGCATCGTAAAAAAGAAATCAAACATTTTTTCAAAGTCTATAAGGATTTGGAGGAAAAGAAAGTAGATACCGGTGGTTGGGGTAATGCGGCCGAGGCCATAGCAATATACCATGAATGTGTGAAGCGCTATGACGAAAGTGAACATAAGAAGAAACGCACCTTTACGATATAG